CTTCTTCTTCACTTAAATGATGAAAAAATTTGCCAATTTGGGCCAACGACATGGGTGTTGCAATTGGGGCTGGGGAGATGCAATTTACTCTCACCCCAAACTTGCAAAGCTCACTTGCCACTGACTTCACTACCCCAGGTATTGTAAACTTTGATATTGTGTACGGATGAGGCCCAAGCCCACCCAAAAGCCCACTTATGCTTGATGTGCATAAAATGGACCCTGATGACACTGGTGCCATCACACGGGCCGCATGCTTTATACCCGCAACCATGCCCCATACATTGGTTTTCATGACCCTATCAAAGTCATCAAGATCCAAATCTATTATGCTTGGTGGGATTGATGGGCCTGTTATGCCAGCATTGTTGAACATTATGTCAAGTTTTCCATAGTTGGTCATGGCAACGTTTACAGCTTCTTTTATTTGGGACTCAATGGTGACGTCACACTCCACAAATTGGGCTAATGGGCCCATCTCCTTTGCTATTTGTGGGCCTAGATTGGTGTCTTTGTCAGCAATGATTACTTGGGCCCCATGCTTCACAAATTCTTGGGTTGTGGCCTTGCCAAGTCCACTTGCTGCCCCGGTTATGATTGCCACTTTTCCTTCAAgcctgaattttatttttatttttatttttgtggtttATTTTTGTGAACCAAAAATTCAATGAAGTCATTGTCAATCATAGCGAGTGTTCAAAGGAAgagatattatatttaaatacataaGAGGAATATTATTTGTACTACCTTTTTAGGGTATTTTTCTTAAATGCATATTTTTGCTATTTAGTTTtaagaggagaaagaaaaaaaaaaacaatgaaagCACTGTATTTAAAATGGAATGTGTGCACTTTAAAAAGtgtgaaactaaaaaataacatttctcAACAACAAAAGTAGAATGTTTATTAATTCCCGACACACTTTTAtagtgaataataataataataataataataataacctgAGTCTTAAAGCGAAGTCcacattaaaattcaataataataatagagcaGATGTTAGCATAAAGTATAACTTACAAAAATAATCGTCTAGAATATATTTAATCAGGTATATTAAATAAGGTGAAAATTCTTATAGATAACTTTGATGTGAAAACCAACCTagaaaattcaatatttttgtttaccaTGCATGTACTGATTATTGTATTCAATTGTTTAttaatt
This portion of the Arachis duranensis cultivar V14167 chromosome 6, aradu.V14167.gnm2.J7QH, whole genome shotgun sequence genome encodes:
- the LOC107494659 gene encoding momilactone A synthase-like, encoding MLRTLLLARKLKLATLSNGLNQEGSRFYATVGERRLEGKVAIITGAASGLGKATTQEFVKHGAQVIIADKDTNLGPQIAKEMGPLAQFVECDVTIESQIKEAVNVAMTNYGKLDIMFNNAGITGPSIPPSIIDLDLDDFDRVMKTNVWGMVAGIKHAARVMAPVSSGSILCTSSISGLLGGLGPHPYTISKFTIPGVVKSVASELCKFGVRVNCISPAPIATPMSLAQIGKFFHHLSEEEVREIVGGLGELKGSKCEDIDVARAALFLASDDAKYISGHNLVVDGGFTCFKSLNFPSHG